The DNA segment GAATGGCCGCAATTTCAGCGACGCTGCTTACCGTCGTCGGCGGCGGAGGCCATCTGCTTGCACAGGATTGTCTTTATGGTGGCACCCACGACCTGCTGACCCAGGAATTCCCATCGATCGGGATCGAGGTCGATTTCATTGATGGCGACGACCCGACCTCGTGGCGCGAAATGATTCGGCCGCAAACCAAGGCGATCTATGTCGAAACGCTTTCCAACCCGCTGGTGCAGGTCAGCGATTTGCAAGCTGCCAGCGAGTTTGCATCCGAGCATGGGCTGCTCTCGATTATCGACAACACCTTCGCAAGCCCGGTGAATTTCCGACCCGCCGAAATCGGTTTCGATCTTTCCCTGCACAGCGCGACCAAGTACCTAAACGGACATACCGACATCGTCGCCGGCGCGGTGATCGGACGCGGCGAACTGATCGGCGAAATTACGCACAAGCTGAATCACCTGGGCGGGGTGCTGGATCCGCACGCCTGCTTCCTGCTCCAGCGGGGCCTCAAAACTCTGGGCGTGCGGGTGCGACATCAGAACGAAAGCGCGCTGCGGATTGCGCGCTTTCTCGAAGAGCATCCGCGGGTAACCCGGGTCAACTATCCCGGCCTGGACAGTCACTCCAATCATCTCCGCGCCTGTGAATTGTTCGATGGTTTCGGTGGCGTGCTCAGCTTCGAACTGGAGGGCGACGCACGTGCCGCCGACCGCTTCATCGCCAACGTGACCATCCCCATCTGCGCGCCGAGCCTCGGCGGAGTAGAGACCCTGATAACCCGCCCGGCGACCACGTCGCACTCGGGTATGACGGCAAACGATCGTGCACGCGCAGGAATTGGCGATGGACTGGTGCGCCTGTCGGTAGGACTGGAGAGCAGCGACGATCTGATCGAAGATTTCGAAATCGCGTTGCACACAACTTACGACTAGCCGCGCGCCGCCAGCATTAGATCGACTTAAATCGTTTCCGGCGTTTTTCATCTCCAGCGCGTGAACAATCTAAGGCGCCCCCTCGTCGCTAGAATCAGATGCCTCCGCAGGGACCGCGATTGACCGCGGCTCTCTGTTCGGTTTTCTCACGCGGGGCGGCCCGTGGCGGTTCGCTGCGGCATCTGGTGCCCGATCGTTTCTACCCGAACCGACCGAAGGAGGTTACCTATGCCCCGAGAAGCCGTCCCTTGTTGTTGGCGAGCGGCTATATTCACGCTTGCCGTCGCCTTGGCAATCGCTTTGGTGCCATTGCCAGGATTTTCACAGACCAGCTCAAACGCTCCCCCAGTAACCCAGACCCGGCCCGCGGCCAGCGCAGAGAATCCTTACGGCGTGAAGCCCGGGGACTTCATCAGGTATGAGAATTCGTACAAGGTGAAACCCCTCGTTTCGCCAGGGGTCTA comes from the Candidatus Binataceae bacterium genome and includes:
- a CDS encoding aminotransferase class I/II-fold pyridoxal phosphate-dependent enzyme; this encodes MAKLMKGLDTKLVHGGEPEQRIGGAVTLPIFQSSTYEYSGQTSYHDLRYIRLNNTPNHLALHTKLAMLENADAALVAGSGMAAISATLLTVVGGGGHLLAQDCLYGGTHDLLTQEFPSIGIEVDFIDGDDPTSWREMIRPQTKAIYVETLSNPLVQVSDLQAASEFASEHGLLSIIDNTFASPVNFRPAEIGFDLSLHSATKYLNGHTDIVAGAVIGRGELIGEITHKLNHLGGVLDPHACFLLQRGLKTLGVRVRHQNESALRIARFLEEHPRVTRVNYPGLDSHSNHLRACELFDGFGGVLSFELEGDARAADRFIANVTIPICAPSLGGVETLITRPATTSHSGMTANDRARAGIGDGLVRLSVGLESSDDLIEDFEIALHTTYD